DNA from Malus sylvestris chromosome 11, drMalSylv7.2, whole genome shotgun sequence:
GATTATatctgcaaaaaaaataaaaataataataaataaataaataaataaaaataagatcATTTAGTCAACCAACAATAGCAAATAGATAGACTATTCGTAGTTCTTTTACTCAATTTGTCCATATGTTTTTATATACTTTGATGACTAAAAGATCTCATATTTtatggattttttgttttttttgcagAGATACTCTTTAGAAAGTGATTTATAATAAGAACGACTTTGATTATAATCACGAAGTTTCGTGAGTCGGTTACAGATTATCTTGAGAACGAGCTCCTCCTTAATCTTAAATAGCCAAGGTAATTCCTATTAGAGATGGTCCACTTTCTTATCTTGTCAGTCGCGGTCGAACGACTCCGCCTTTCCAACCAGGCAGTACGTTGCGAGTCTGAGTGTATATATGAACAGCTGCTTAAAATTAGCAAAGgcaagaaaaatgaaagaatgTATAATATTTTAAGAAAGTAGACTGTCGGAAAATGCGTTGCCCCCTCCCTAATTGTTGCACCCTTTAACTTTCGTTCAATTTGGAACGTTCAAAAAATTTGAAACGATACAGAGAAGATTAATACGATTTATACGTCATCTTGTGCAAGGATTACAGGTATAAGTCAAGGAAGATATGAACTCTCGGACTTGAAGACATGCTTCATGATGAGCCAACCGTTGCAATTCGGGAGAGGCAGAGTCTCGAGGTAGGCTGGCAGACGCTTCTGGCTCACTCATTCACGGCGTTTCATTGATTTATAAGTCACTCTTCTGCAAACTGAGCCTTCTATTGAAGAATGTGGCATGATTTGAGCTTGTATGTCTCACAAATCTCATGTTTTAGGGACTAAATTTATGCCTGTAAATTGTTTGGGACATACAGTAAAGTTCATTGTTGATGTAGGACAAGATTTAGGTGAGTCTTTAGGAGTAAAACTACAGAAAAAGGAAGCactttaaaattaacaagaaaaaagaACGCAACGGAAATTTACATATTTAGCGTCCTAGCTTCGTTTTAGCCATTCGAGGTCGTTTAGACTTCCAAAAACGCATTATGCTTTCTGTAATTATAATCGAATTTTTGGTTTGTCGTTTGATGAATGTCGTTTTAATTTCATAAGGCCTTTATCCCAAAGTGTTGTAATTATGTTATTCAAGTCATTGGTCGGCTCCCATGGAATCATCATTTTCAATCTTAATCAAAACCCCTTTTGGGATTTCTCTCTAAAACTAATAAATTCCGACTACCTGTTCTTCAAGGATTTACGCTTTTAATCCTTAAGCTTTGTAGTGCGTCAATTGTTAATCAACTAATATGATATTCTGGTCAATTATATCTAAAAACTGTACTTAACTATACTCTATACTCTTCTGCCTCATCTCTCTTCCCTACATCAcatgaaaaaagtttaaaagcCTCTTACTTTCGGTTTCAAGTTTAGACAACGGTATGTTGTGGTGTCCTCTCCATCCCTCAGAcgcaaaaaaaaagggttttgtAGGCCTGATGCTTGGCGTTCTGTCTTCAGACAACAGTTGCAGTATCTTCTACTTCTGTCTCTACACTTTCTCCGTCAGTGGCTTTGGGTTTTGACGTCGGTAAGCTTTGCTTTGGGAGCTGTTTGCTCGTGCTGTCTTGCGGCTTTTTCAGGTTTAGCGACGTGTAAACAGACATTCCGCAGAGAGCTGCGACAGCCCCACAAATGCTCACAAAGCCGGGATCCGAGTTAAATATAAGGTAGCCCCCTAGTAGTATAACACATGTCTTGAACTGCCCTAGAACAACGTGGGAAGTTGCTGAGGTTGCCCTGCATATAACACAGAACAAGAAAGAGTAAATCCAAACTGTGGAAACGAAGCCCTCGCGGTTAGCATTAGCGGTGAGGGAGGAAGAGGTAATGGGTCGGGTTAAGATTAGGATGAGTTTCACCAATGTAAGCGGAAAAAAAGGGCGAAAACAGACTCACCCGAGTGCCAAAGCTCCGGACCATTGGAGGAGAAAACCAAGGACTGCTGATGTAAGAATAGCGGTTGAGTTACTGAAATCCCACTTGAAAAGTAGGACGCCTGGTGGATCCAACCAAGGCATCAGAGCCAGCAAGAAGAATATCGTGACCGGGGTTGTCTTCCACATCAGCCTACAGTTCCACATCAGAATTGTAATTTTCGAGGGGGTGTGTTATTTGACTGATTGCTTCATTGATCATGTTTGAGGAGGAAGTAATTAAGGAGAGAATTCTTACGCGAGCGCGGTCCAATTGCCTTGCTGCTGAAGATTAGACCATAAGATTTTGTTTACAGCACTTGGAACTATCCATGCAATTGCAATCAAAGCACCAAATAAATTGAACTCTAAATCTGTTACAGTTGCTACTGCCACACCTGCTGAGACTACAGCTAGAGCCAAAACCTGCTCAACACAACCATTGAGATaggaaattgaaaaccaaaaatttATGTTTCTTTGAATCGTAAACCATTTTACTCACCTTGTTAAAAGAAATGGTTTTTCTGAAGAGAATGAACTCCGTGAAAACAATGGTAGGAGTGACAGCAATTTTAGCCATCTGGTAGAAGCCAACACTGGAGGAAGCAGATCAAGGTGAGGAAACAGGACATTATACGTTTCTAACAAGCTGATTTTCGTGAGGGAACTGATTCTCGcactccctttctctctctgcagTCGTCCCCCTATTTCTAGGGACATAAACAAAGGGAGGAGTGCAGAAGGAGAAAATGGGAGTGTGAAATCACTACCATTTTTGTAAAAGATGAAAGAAAGCTCACAAAGAACCTGTTATGTTTTAGGCTGGTGTTTGCAAGACCGGATGCAAAAGCCATGACCGCGCctaaggagaagagagaagtgAAAGGAGTGGTTCTCGAAGGAGGAGCAACCGGAAGAATTGAGAGCGACTTGAAAATGGCGAGAAGCAGCCATGCTGTCACATAATGGATCAATGTGAGAAAGATTGGGAACTTAAATCCAACTCTCCCCATTATCTGCAAGCAGAGAAATGCAAGTGATTAAGATCGGATCAAACATAAATATTCGGGAACTCTTTCCGAACGAAAGCCTGTTGACCCTGCGAAATTGCCAAAGCATAGTGACTGTAAAAAGGATCTTACTAGTTTGTTTGCAAGGATGATCCCCACAGAGACTATGAAATTGAAGGACATAGCCACAACCGGACCACAAAAACGCTGCTGTTGGCGCTTGGCGCCTTCTGATGTTCGGAGGTCATTGTATATAGAGCCTCGGAGTTCTTCGAGCGCTCGACCTGATAATTTGCAGTAAATGAGAAGAGAACTACAAGAACTTGAAGAGATAGAAAATCAAGAGAAACAACCACATATGGTTTTCTTTCGTCAATTTAACTAATTTGACAAGAAAACATCAAGATATAACATATTGCTTGGTGAGTCCTGCCGATTGTTTCAGTACTCACAAAGAACAATTTCTTGCATTGTTGAATACTATCAACCAAATCAAAGCATTCAATCAAACTCttctattatttatttttcttgaaatAAAAAGGCAAACGCCAACAAGGCTCTCCCTCCTTTGCGAGGGTCGCAAGAAGTGTCTTCTGTTTATGTTTCTTGAAATAAACAgaaaattattatattaaaaaaaaccagACGAACCATTGTAATTACAGCACAAACAGATGAAAAAGTGCATTTGACCAacatatttaaaaaagaaaagaacaatttaaaggaaaaaaatactACAAAACCCGGCAAACAATGTGCAtcagaaaagaatgaaaaactgAAGCAGCAATAGCCACACCAGAAACAGAACCAATCACAAACAACAACAGAAACCAAGCATTATCCCACTAAGAGGTATCGTTTGTATGAATACTCGAATACCATTGTACTCGGCCTTGCGCCAAGCCTTTCGTTAGTAAACATAACCGATCACAAAAGAAATATAATAtgtaaatataatatatatatatatatatatatatttaagatgCAGAATGATGTGCATTTAGATTTTCCAAACCTGCTTCTCCTGCATCACTATCTTTTCGTTTGATGAACTTCTTAACTTCGTTCCCCACCAATGA
Protein-coding regions in this window:
- the LOC126589396 gene encoding nucleotide-sugar uncharacterized transporter 2, coding for MIPPFGMGLWDSLVGNEVKKFIKRKDSDAGEAGRALEELRGSIYNDLRTSEGAKRQQQRFCGPVVAMSFNFIVSVGIILANKLIMGRVGFKFPIFLTLIHYVTAWLLLAIFKSLSILPVAPPSRTTPFTSLFSLGAVMAFASGLANTSLKHNSVGFYQMAKIAVTPTIVFTEFILFRKTISFNKVLALAVVSAGVAVATVTDLEFNLFGALIAIAWIVPSAVNKILWSNLQQQGNWTALALMWKTTPVTIFFLLALMPWLDPPGVLLFKWDFSNSTAILTSAVLGFLLQWSGALALGATSATSHVVLGQFKTCVILLGGYLIFNSDPGFVSICGAVAALCGMSVYTSLNLKKPQDSTSKQLPKQSLPTSKPKATDGESVETEVEDTATVV